A window from Rhizosphaericola mali encodes these proteins:
- a CDS encoding winged helix-turn-helix transcriptional regulator, translating into MNRNQQEELRALQDTLYFIGGKWRIPIINALCNGKRHFIEIQKSIPGITKRMLSKELKEMELNKLLDKLTDTDGFTNLYIPTEYCRTFGNIIQSMIDWGRSHRRYVMTKE; encoded by the coding sequence ATGAATAGAAATCAGCAAGAAGAATTAAGAGCGTTACAAGACACATTGTATTTCATTGGAGGTAAGTGGAGAATTCCTATCATCAATGCATTGTGTAATGGTAAAAGACATTTTATAGAAATACAAAAAAGTATACCTGGTATAACCAAACGTATGTTGTCGAAAGAATTAAAAGAGATGGAATTAAATAAGTTGCTAGACAAATTAACAGACACAGATGGGTTTACTAACCTATATATTCCAACAGAATATTGTAGGACATTTGGGAATATTATCCAATCTATGATTGATTGGGGAAGGTCGCATCGTCGTTATGTAATGACTAAAGAATAA
- a CDS encoding HAD family hydrolase produces MNRYKAYIFDFDYTLVDSSLGIVTCFQYALKNAGFSNISDNDIKKTIGKSLEISFSELTHLTDSTKIEHLRKEYILKANECMTNLTFFFPEVKYVLKKLRLEGAKLAIVSNKFKFRIIEFLQKEQMIDIFDSIVGLEDVTNHKPSPDGIYKSINELKVPKEEVLYLGDSVIDAQTAQSSAVNFWAILHGITSKEEITLYQHVGVSETLDAILYL; encoded by the coding sequence ATGAATAGATATAAAGCCTACATCTTTGATTTCGATTATACCTTAGTAGATTCCAGTTTGGGTATCGTTACTTGTTTTCAATATGCATTAAAAAATGCTGGCTTTTCCAATATTTCGGATAATGATATTAAAAAGACTATTGGAAAATCTTTAGAAATATCTTTTTCTGAATTAACACATTTAACTGATTCAACAAAAATTGAACATTTAAGAAAGGAATATATTTTAAAAGCAAACGAATGCATGACTAACCTAACTTTCTTTTTTCCCGAAGTAAAATATGTATTGAAGAAATTAAGATTGGAAGGCGCCAAGCTTGCTATAGTCTCCAATAAATTCAAATTTAGAATCATAGAGTTTTTACAAAAAGAACAAATGATAGATATTTTTGATTCTATTGTTGGATTGGAGGATGTCACAAATCATAAACCTTCACCTGATGGTATTTATAAATCAATAAATGAATTAAAAGTACCAAAAGAAGAAGTGCTTTATCTTGGTGATTCTGTTATAGACGCACAAACTGCGCAATCTTCTGCTGTTAATTTTTGGGCTATACTGCATGGCATTACGTCCAAAGAGGAAATAACCTTATATCAGCATGTTGGAGTCTCTGAGACATTGGATGCTATACTTTATTTATAA